The DNA window AAATCCAGCACTGCTTGAGCCAGACAATGAACAAACTCCATCACCCATGTACTGAGTCTGCATCTGTATGTGGGATCTGATCCTCAGAAAGCACTGAATATACTGAGAAGAAACATAGGGCAGATGCAGAGAAAGCATTGGGGCATTATCATGAACAACCTGAGGGCAAGATAAAGAAGTTATCCTAGAACTGGTTGGATTTCTGGAcgaaaaaaaaggtcatttgTGTTAATTTGTGGAGGGCTTTCTATGAGTGTAATCTCCCCAGGCAAGGGTCATGTTTGTTTCcattacttattttcttttctctagtGATCCTGCAGTCCTTCCATTGACTTCAATGGCAGTGCCATGAAGCAATGGACTGACTCTAGGATTGGGCTATTTACTAAGCAAATAATCAGAATCAGCAGTTTTGGAGTCATATGGGCACCCAATAAGCAGCCTGTTTAGTTGTTGGATTGGCtataaaatcccaaatcccctcagctcctggctgctggcaccaAGGCTCACTAACAGCGAGCAGAATGGCCTTTCAGTCTGCGCTCTTTGTTTTCTTAGCTGGACTGGTATTTGTCTCTGAAGCTGCACCACTGGTGAGTTTCTTTGTATTCAAACCCAATCATTACAAGAATGATAATCTAGATTTTCTAGATGACTAGCATCCTCCTCATCCATGAAATTCTGTAACCATTGGGCTTTGTCAGAATGCtatttctggggttttgttATAGTAGCATCTTCAGAGTTcttgaaacttttttcttttcttgccatTTACCTACCTTTTTTAAGGTATTATGGAAGGGTCAGGGATCTAGGTGCTGtgaccttttattttcctttgtttcaatCTGTTCATGACTCACATCCTCTATCCTCAATTAAGAGGCAGCTTCACCAAACAAGTGCTTTTCTAAagcactaaaaatatttttgaggtaTGACTAAGGATTCCTTATAATGTAATGAAGCCTAAGAGAGGGATATCAGCCTTAGGATGTTGTATGTATTTCTTTGTTGGTTTCCCTAGATAACACACTTTGTCTGCACTTAAAAGAATTTACTATTTTCATATTTGTAATCTCATTATAAAGGTATAACATTATACCATTTTCCTAGAGCCATTTAGAGCAAGTCCAAATATTGATCAAGCAATCAGTGTGTGTGTAATAAAGTATCAGTATAAAGCTCTAAGATACTCTGcttaagaaataaatgtttggaAATTAGCTTTGAATGGCATTTGTCAGAGAACTTGCTTTTAAGTTAATGATAATTCTGCAATTAGAATCAATCTATTCTTTGGGAGAAGGTTTTTGCAGGCTTGGTGAACAGTTCCTATACaacttctcctccttttcccaagGTCTCCCATGGCTCTGTTGATTCCAAATGCCCTCTTATGGTGAAAGTGCTGGATGCAGTCAGAGGAAGCCCTGCATCTGATGTAACTGTTAAAGTTTTTAAACAGGCTGAAGATGGAAGCTGGCAGGACTTTGCTGTTGGGTAAGTTGTGTGGTCTTCTGGAGTCATTTTCAAGGTGCCTTGGGCAAGCAATTGAGCAGTTAACATAATGGAGATCTgatcaaaacagaaatatgttttctgaCATGTACCACACTATCAGTGTTTACAGCACATGAATTCTGATCTCAAATCCATTAGATTTAAGTGGAACTCATCTGTGACTGAAATGCTAACTGCAAAAATATGTTCAGATGCTCATCTTATCTTTGTAAGGGACTagttttaatgctttttttttctcttagctTCAGTATTATCTTTCCTTtctatagaaagaaaaaaaaagcctatttaCCAGCATTTTGTAGGTAATCCAGACTAACCTATCTTCATATGCGATGGATATAGAGCTTTATTTGCAGCAGTCACATGCAAAATCTTCTCTGTAAGCTTTGTCTGCACACATGCAAATAATAATTGCGTTATTCATCTTCTGCTGTGTACCAAATGTGCTGGTTGGAAGAAACTCCTTGACTAGAAAGTTTTAAAGAGTCCTATTGTAACACGACATAGAAGCAAAATCTCAGCAGTTTGAGGCCATTTCTCTAGCTCCGAATGTCTTTTTCTAGAGTGACAGACCAATACCAACAGATACCTAGCATCCTTACAAATACCTTAGGTTGTCACAGAGGGTCAGACAATAATACCTTCAGTCTGTGACAGGTGTATGAGTAACAGAAGAACACAGTTTACTAAAATTCAAATAGCTGAGGTATTCAGACATTTAACTTTCATTGCAAGAATTTCTtgaatcagatttttaaagaactCAGAAGTGTCCAGTAGCAGCAGAATATTCAAGCACAGAATGATAGGCACAAGAATGGACAGGAGTCAACTGTACATTTAACTGTCTAATACTAGGATGTTTTATAGCGTGATTTACATataagcagcaggaaaaaaaaatgggaagacTGTAAGGAGAGATAACTTTCTCTCCATCTGAATggtttctttttatatattgggaaaaaaaaccaacaaaaacaaacaaacaaacaaacaacacttTTCCCCATTGAAAAGTAGCAAGAAAGTTTAcaagagtgaaaaaaacaagcaaCTCCACTCCCAAGTGCTGAGTGTTAACCTAAGAATAAATTACTCCTAAAATGGATTTATATACTTTAATGAACAGAAAAACTCCATGAAAAGtgacacatttttttcaaggaaagcAGAGGCAAGGATAACATCTTATCCCTAGTGAGAATTCCTTTCATTATtagaaaaccaaattatttcaaatatttcatcaaGTACTGTTTAACAGCTAATACAAAATACAATTTACAGAAGAATAAGAGAAATGTAATGTCATTATTAAATGGCCTCACTTCTGGGGCATAACAATGTTTTCTTGTTCAGTTTGCAACCCTGCTCTCAACAAGCCAATGGAGACAAATCCTGTAGTTCTTAGGCAACCTCTGCTGACACTTTAGGTTAGTACACTTAAGAAAATTTAATCACATCTTCTTAAACATAAATTGAGAAGATTAAGCCTAGGCAAGAGAGAACCATTTTGCTGGGGGATGGCAGCGAATGAACATTAAATGACAACTTTTATTGCAGGTAAagattttgacatttttcttgaCTTGCATCATAACCAAGGCTGCTTTCAGTGATGCCATTGACTTTAGGTGATGACAGTTGTTTGACCCAAGTTTTCATacacaattaaaattttattcttttgggGAAGCCAGAATTTCCCTGTgttaaaacagctgaaaatatgaATGAAGTCTAGGAACACAATCTGTAAATACTCCTGTCAAGTGAATAACATTTTGAAGTTACAATACCTAGCAGATACATATGGGAAAGTTACATTTTGTACAAATGTCTGTTGTAGTTATGTTTTtaccattttgttttcttatttttactttgCAAGCACACTTCATGGAATTAAGCAAATGTACTCAGCAACTGTTGAATTTGAGTAATGGTTTTAAGGGGCAGTGGGAGAGTTAGAATAGTAGGAGCTGACTTTATTAAGAGGCTTATTTCAAAATGATTCCAGCTAAAAATATGCGAGATAACTTGAGCTAACACATACCGGGGGAGGGTTTAGGGCATGGAACATGTGATTTGGATTCTATATGAGCTCCTCCTATGACTAGCTTTGATCTTCAGACTCCTCACAAGATTTTGGAAATCTAGTCTTATCATGTGGTTCAAGAGTTGCAGTCAGTGAACACAGTTTTCATGTGACCTGGGTTACAAGTCATGAAAGAAAAGACTTCTGTGTATTTGAAGTGGTTCCCcaaacctcctttttttttttttttaaactccaaaATAAGAGCTTGTGTTCCTGAGATATTTCCTCATCAGTCTGCATCTGAGAGCACAGTTTATCTCAGTGCAGTATGTCCTAAGAGTTCATAAACATCATTGTAAAGACATTGTAGATTTAACCTGGCCACAATATACAACTAAGGTCTAGATAGTCAAGAAGAGGATCAGGATCACAATATGGGCTGGCACTGTAGTAGCTTTActgggaaaacacagctttttaatTTAACTGTCTATCTTACAGCAGATGCTGGCAGTCCACATCCTGTTAAGAATAAGGAACCATGTTATATTTAGTCCCCCACtcagacagaaataaaagtgcTGTTCAGAAGCAATCGCAGCGCTTTGCTACCAGTGCTGAGCATCCTCTGCCTTGTGCTAATCCCTTCCAGGCTCTGAATCACACACTGTACTGTTGGCTGACAGTGCAGCAGTAATGCTGAAGGGTTTCCTTGTGAGACCAGTTGCATTGAATGGCTACCacttaataattaaaataaagaaagtgCCATTAACTTCTGGTAGTGGGCATGCCTTTTCAAGTGAGCTCTTGTTTCCAAGTTTCCCAGCTGTTCTAGATGGTTAACATCTCACACTCTGGAGCAGTAACCCTTAGGGAAAGCTCCATTCACACTTTTCTCAAACTAAaactaatttgtttttctgaacaAAGATTTTGAGGCAGACACAATATTTCCCTTTAATTGCTTATCTGGACTATCCAGATTATAGGCAGAAGTATGTGGATTGCTGGGTTCTCTCTTCTGCAGGATCTCAGTAATTCTGTTTCACAGCTTCAAGGACACTCAcaataaattctttctttttttgttaaagcAATATAGATCAAACCAGGAATTACTaattaaactaaaagaaaacagatgcatACATTTTACAAACTGACTGTGATAGTTGTTTCAAATAGGACTTTGATTCTCTGCAGGTTTGATCTGCCCTGGATACACTTGACTACACTTGTATTGGACCAGTGAGATTGTGTCAGtcttgaaaaataagaaaaattaaaattagcatGAGATTTTCAATCCTGCTACCTCTTAATTTAAGCAAAATCTCTGTCGTTCAGTCCATTTTTATTTACCATCATTAACCAAAGACTATAAATAAggtgaaggaggagaaagagactgggaaagaaaagcccAACAGCACAACTGATTCTGTCCCAGATAAACAGCATGTCACTCCTTTCTCCACTTCCTCTCCTCCTCAAGTTTGTTTTCTGCCTAGGCAGTTACTCCTTGCCATAAGACAGGAAAGCTCCACTAGTTCTCCCAGTCAaggctttcttcctttttccttcaacTAAATCATGTGGCTATGAAGTGCTataaatatcaaataaatattttcagcagaaaaatacccaaacaaaaacaaacaaacacaaaaggttaacaaaatcagaaactaagtaaaaggagggaaaagagataAATGGGGTTTAGGAGATAagtatgtaaatatttaaacagcTGTCATACAAAGCTTGAAAAGCCTCCTTTTCAGACAAATAGGATGCAATGCCAGCTATACTTCCTTCTTACTGCTGGAGTTTCTTCATCCACAGTTTTTTGTTCTGAGCTGAGCACATAAGCTCTGAGCTGGAAATTCCTATTGCTCATTTATATGGTACTCAGTGGAAGAGGCCCCTGCTCTTTGACCAAGGCATTGtaattcaaattattaaaatctTATGACACTAAACTGCTTTTCCAAGACATTACCACTAAAGGTCACATAAAATCACATCAGTGTATAGGCATAAACTCCAAAGCCTCAGTGCTAATAACTAGAGAACAAAATACTTTTCCAATAaaatttctcttccctccttaGTTTTGAGTTTTTGTATCTTGCCTCTCATCATGACATTCCTTCTCCTAAGACAATGACCTTTGGTTCCAGAGGACATTTGGTACAAGCTAAACATGATACTAAAAGAGGGACCTTAAACCAGCCAGCTTTGATTTGTGATGTATATGGGTGAGTTGGTAGCAAGGATAGACTCTGAAATGTATGGAAACATACACTACATAGAGGGAAGGAATTATTTCAGATGATTAGGCTGCTCAATGGCTGCTAATTTGGCACCTCTGCTATTTAATATTCCACACTGACTATTTCTGTTTAGTGTCTAAATGacagtataaaatatttatataggtATTTTATAATTACAGGAAAACCACAGAGTATGGGGAGATTCACGAGCTCACGACAGAAGAACAGTTTGTAGAGGGAAAATACATGGTGAAGTTTGAAACCAGCTCCTACTGGAAGGCGCTCGGGCTTTCTGCATTCCATGAATACGCTGATGTGAGTAGTGGCAAATAGCCTTGATAACCAGTACACACTGCCTGTGTAGTGGCATCAGgtggaaaaagcaaacacagcctTTTAATACTGAAGGAGCAGCAACACATAGTGAAGTGGTTCATTGCCACACAGCACTGGGCAAATAAAGGCAGTAAATATCCAGCTAAGCCACGGGAAGGAGCCAAATTCCCTGCAAATGCTGACACAGCTCTTTCAAAACGTAGCTGTGCCCATTCACCCACTCATACCATTAGGGAATCTTGCTTGAAAAGAGATACATTATTCAATAGTAGACAATGTTTATAAAAACAAAcgaaaaaaaaagaatgaaaaaaaaagagactgcTTTCACTGATGCTGAAGGAATGGAGAGATTTGGAAACCCTAATTTTATAGGAAATAAGCTATGCTTAAAACAGAGGTATTTCACCCATATCAGTCACATGAAAATCCCTGAATTCTAATATGACatgtaattacagaaaaaaaacaattatttctggtgtgctttttttttaaattatgtttagTACCAAAATATacaagtaaaaaataaagaatgtattaaaaaaaattaaagaaataaccataatgagaaaggaaaagttgACTATTTTGTTGATATTGTGTACTCTATTCTACTACATTTACTTAGCACAtccaaaaatctgtttaaattcTTCAGGCTTAATCTGTCATTAAATTTAAGTTTCCCAAATTTAAGTAGTCTGGAACAGCTACTGGTGGTGTAGTAGAACATTTAAAACCACAAGTTCATGGAGCTCCAGTGAAAGACTAAAACAAATGACTGAGTCCCAGGTCCATAAAGTCTGAGGTGCCATTTGGGTGAATTAGGTCAAAAAATGAAACCTCAAAAGTATTCCCTAACTATTTAGATGTCTGAAAGTTGTAAGTGCTACACCTCAGAAGGTGCTTAAAAGTGCCTGACTGAGATTGTTCCAGCTAGGCTGAAGAAGCTTTTCCTTGACATAATAGCCTATAGGCCAACAAGCTAGCCTGGGAAGTGGGCAGAGTTCAGGGACTGACTGTGTACAGGGTAACTGAAGCCTACAGTCCTCAGAAGCTTAGACTTTGGTCATAGAAGAGAACTCTCTAGTCTACTTATAGAAAGTGCCTCATGGTTTAGAAGATAGATCAAATAGTAGGCTAAGGAAAGCTGGAATTTAACCCAATACTTCCCTGGGAATTGGGTGTCCCAAGTCCCATTGGACTAATTTGAAGAGCAGCAGATTTGAATTGCCTTAGGGTAAGGGTCTCGCCTTGTTCTGGCAAATCCAGCTACTCAGTTCTTAATGTAAAAACTGACTCATCACCAGTTGTCTTAAAAGCAGGAGAGGGCACTGAAGTACAGAAAATAGCTTTGGGCTCCAGCTGCCTGCCTTGTTTGGCCACATCACACAGGAGTTGTATTTAAATTCCCTAGGTGGAATTTCACCCCGTCTTTCTTACTGGTCATTTGAGATACCTCCCCCTTAGCCTTCTCTTCCACATCACAAAGCAGTTTGCCTGGCTCAGGTGTGGGTATTTCCATCCAGCTTCACCACATCTGAGGCTCTCTGTGGACCTCGGCCCAAATCTCACAAATATCTCAGTCCCTGGCAATCACAAAGTAACAGGAAGTGTTACCCTTCAGAGGGGTAAAAGCATTGAGCAGAACCAGCAAAGTGCCCTGCAGCTGAAGTAGGATGTGCTGCCTAGCTGTTAATAAGGTAGCTTTGGCTGTATTGCTGTTCATCATGACCATgagttttcccttttccaggtgGTGTTCAATGCTAATGATTCCGGTCACCGCCACTACACCATC is part of the Vidua chalybeata isolate OUT-0048 chromosome 1, bVidCha1 merged haplotype, whole genome shotgun sequence genome and encodes:
- the LOC128785259 gene encoding transthyretin → MAFQSALFVFLAGLVFVSEAAPLVSHGSVDSKCPLMVKVLDAVRGSPASDVTVKVFKQAEDGSWQDFAVGKTTEYGEIHELTTEEQFVEGKYMVKFETSSYWKALGLSAFHEYADVVFNANDSGHRHYTIAALLSPFSYSTTAVVTDPQE